One genomic region from Eptesicus fuscus isolate TK198812 chromosome 4, DD_ASM_mEF_20220401, whole genome shotgun sequence encodes:
- the POU5F2 gene encoding POU domain, class 5, transcription factor 2: MAERKPSHLSPQPVGGGGGPRGPMLGGVDTPIWLSAQAAPGSLIVRPGIQMGVCPSREVWGVPLNPPSYKLRGGVVPCEARFGAGEAGAWLQSPSEGTLRGPHSALRYIPRLALPEDLSAVEKEMEQLAKELRERRMTLGYSQADVGFAVGALFGKVLSQTTICRFEAQQLSLANRWKLRPLLRKWLEEVDTKNLLGLCRMEMILQQAQKWRRASRERRIGNNLEQFFLQCPKPTAQQMSRIAGQLRLRKDLVQVWFYNRSKMGSLPTNDFCPPAEVGVARPPFPGGTVCFPLASGLCFGPPNHGGPYFTPLYSSAPFPEGGALLSAPSTTLGVPRLSN, encoded by the coding sequence ATGGCGGAGCGCAAGCCCTCACACTTGTCCCCTCAGCCAGTTGGTGGTGGGGGCGGGCCCAGAGGGCCAATGCTAGGGGGTGTTGACACCCCAATTTGGTTGAGTGCCCAGGCGGCCCCTGGCAGCTTGATCGTCAGACCAGGGATCCAGATGGGAGTCTGCCCCAGCCGTGAGGTGTGGGGGGTGCCCCTGAATCCCCCGTCATACAAACTGCGGGGCGGCGTGGTGCCCTGCGAGGCCCGGTTCGGAGCTGGCGAGGCGGGGGCCTGGCTGCAGAGCCCCTCGGAAGGCACTCTCCGGGGGCCCCACAGCGCCCTGCGGTACATCCCGAGGTTGGCCCTGCCCGAGGACCTCTCGGCGGTAGAGAAAGAGATGGAGCAGCTGGCCAAGGAGCTGAGAGAGAGGAGGATGACCCTTGGCTACTCGCAGGCCGACGTGGGGTTCGCCGTGGGCGCTCTTTTTGGGAAGGTGCTTAGCCAGACGACCATCTGCCGCTTCGAGGCCCAGCAGCTCAGCCTCGCCAACAGGTGGAAGCTGCGCCCGCTGCTGAGGAAGTGGCTGGAGGAAGTGGACACCAAGAACCTTCTGGGCTTATGCAGAATGGAGATGATCCTGCAGCAGGCGCAGAAGTGGAGACGCGCAAGCAGGGAGAGGCGCATCGGAAACAACCTGGAGCAATTCTTCCTGCAGTGCCcgaagcccacagcccagcaaaTGAGCCGCATCGCTGGGCAGCTTCGGCTGCGGAAGGACCTGGTCCAAGTTTGGTTCTATAACCGGAGCAAGATGGGCAGTCTGCCAACTAATGATTTCTGTCCACCGGCGGAGGTGGGGGTTGCCAGGCCTCCCTTCCCAGGGGGAACAGTATGCTTTCCCCTAGCATCGGGGCTCTGTTTTGGTCCCCCCAACCATGGGGGACCTTACTTTACACCCTTGTACTCCTCAGCCCCTTTCCCCGAGGGAGGCGCCCTCCTCTCCGCCCCCAGCACCACTTTGGGCGTCCCCCGGCTTTCCAACTGA